From a single Metopolophium dirhodum isolate CAU chromosome 6, ASM1992520v1, whole genome shotgun sequence genomic region:
- the LOC132946769 gene encoding zinc finger MYM-type protein 1-like isoform X1 — MSNKRKITSYFDATCCTSKRSVSADEQISKITNIVTENQVVDLVTVDLNVHDIGSYINSTLTDADRYLILKDVWIPPATFPFPLLDCNAKRGLKFKHHWLNAYKWLAYSEKYQGAFCKYCVVFSTNGGIGGQKLGTLVLEAFTNYKKAIEVFKKHANLEYHKTALLKSDNFLNVYLNKSSSIINRIDSERMKQIEENRKRLIPIIECVMLCGQQEIALRGHRDYGPICFSSESNENEGNFRAILKYKAKDIDYMKTYLETGSKNKYISNRTQNEIIETCGDIILKKIVQIVNKSGFFSVLVDETTDVSVKEQLTLCVRYLSGSGENVSMNESFLKFIEVQSLTGENLATVILNGLNACGIDCNNMVGQGYDGASNMSGHLKGVQTIIRETYPKALYVHCVAHSLNLAVSKASNILPIRNCLGVVEKIYCFFNSPKRQNVLLNTIEESDLDPKVKSLKRLCATRWVQRYEAVNDFIELFKFVVVSLETISSWKDTSATDATILIKALDSEFLVSLQVVNILFSYSLPLCKLLQSKGIDLKEAIDLAGDNVTILKNLRSNINTEFNQMFKKAQKMAEFLDFDIKIKRINKRQIYRDNSIIRNDGSTPDSEEYFRVSICVPYIDFFISQLEERFLAHRSIFKGFQCLFSNDFELEGFEELVNFYLSTDIETVKAELNLWKTKLSRIGKSPRTGLDAIKFCRRELFPNVFDLLQIFCTLPVSTATPERMFSCLKRLKTYLRNSMVESRLNGLATMAVHRGVINITSNEVLDELAKKNKKIDLLI, encoded by the exons atgtcTAATAAAAGGAAAATTACTAGTTATTTTGATGCAACTTGCTGTACTTCTAAACGCTCGGTGTCGGCAGATGAACAAATAAGTAAGATCACTAATATCGTTACAGAAAATCAAGTTGTGGACTTagtg ACTGTTGATTTAAACGTTCATGACATTGGATCCTACATTAATAGTACCTTGACCGATGCTGATAGATATTTG ATTCTTAAAGATGTGTGGATACCACCAGCTACATTTCCATTTCCATTACTTGATTGTAATGCCAAAAGAGGCTTAAAATTCAAACACCATTGGCTCAATGCTTATAAATGGCTGGCCTATTCTGAAAAATACCAAGGTGCTTTTTGCAAATACTGTGTTGTTTTCTCAACAAATGGTGGTATTGGTGGTCAAAAATTAGGAACCCTTGTATTGGAGGCTTTTACTAACTACAAAAAAGCTATAgaa GTGTTTAAGAAACATGCAAATTTGGAATACCATAAAACTGCATTACTGAAATCTgataactttttaaatgtttatttaaataagagtTCTTCGATTATAAACCGTATTGATAGTGAAag aatgaaacaaattgaagaaaatcgaaagcGTTTAATTCCAATCATTGAATGTGTGATGTTATGCGGCCAACAGGAAATAGCTTTAAGAGGTCATAGAGATTATGGTCCTATTTGTTTCagta GTGAATCAAATGAAAACGAAGGAAACTTTCGTGCTATCTTGAAATATAAAGCTAAAGATATAGATTACATGAAAACCTATTTAGAAACAGGctctaaaaacaaatatattagtaatcgAACTCAAAATGAGATAATTGAAACATGtggagatattattttaaaaaaaattgttcaaattgtcaataaatccggttttttttctgtcttaGTCGATGAGACAACAGATGTTTCGGTAAAAGAGCAACTCACCTTATGTGTCAGATATTTAAGTGGATCTGGAGAAAATGTGTCTATGAATGAgagctttttaaaatttattgaagtACAAAGTCTAACAGGAGAAAATCTGGCTACAGTTATTCTTaatg gtttGAATGCTTGTGGAATTGActgtaataatatggtaggaCAAGGTTATGATGGAGCGAGCAATATGTCAGGACATTTAAAAGGTGTTCAAACTATTATTAGGGAGACATACCCTAAAGCATTGTATGTGCATTGTGTGGCTCATAGCTTAAATTTAGCTGTATCTAAAGCTAGTAATATTCTACCAATTAGAAATTGCTTGGGCGttgtagaaaaaatatactGCTTTTTTAATTCTCCTAAACGCCAAAATGTGcttttaaatacaattgaagAAAGTGATCTAGACCCAAAAGTAAAAAGCTTAAAGCGGTTATGCGCAACAAGATGGGTTCAGAGGTATGAAGCTGTAAATGATTTTATAGAGCTTTTTAAGTTTGTAGTGGTGTCCTTGGAAACCATTTCTAGTTGGAAAGATACTAGTGCTACAGATgctactattttaattaaagcGCTTGATTCTGAATTTTTGGTGTCACTTCAAGtagtaaat atattattttcttatagttTACCATTGTGTAAATTACTACAAAGTAAAGGCATTGACTTAAAGGAAGCTATAGATCTTGCAGGTGATAATGTTACAATACTTAAAAACTTAAGGAGTAATATTAATACAGAGTTTAATCAAATGTTCAAAAAAGCACAG aaAATGGCTGAATTCTTGGATttcgatattaaaattaaacgaatTAACAAGAGACAGATATATAGAGATAATTCTATCATAAGAAATGATGGTTCTACGCCTGATTCTGAGGAGTATTTTCGAGTATCCATATGTGTCCCTTATATTGACTTCTTTATAAGTCAATTGGAAGAAAGGTTTTTGGCTCACCGTAGTATTTTTAAAG gttttcaatgtttattttcaaatgattttgAATTAGAAGGTTTTGAGGAATTAGTAAATTTTTACCTTTCTACTGATATTGAAACTGTGAAAGCGGAATTGAATTTATGGAAAACAAAACTTTCACGCATAGGAAAATCTCCAAGAACAGGACTTGATGCTATAAAGTTCTGTAGACGTGAATTATTTCCTAATGTGTttgatttattacaaatattttgtacacttcCGGTATCAACCGCAACACCAGAGAGAATGTTTTCATGCCTTAAACggttgaaaacatatttaagaaATAGTATGGTAGAG agTCGTCTCAATGGCTTGGCCACTATGGCTGTTCATCGTGGGGTTATAAACATTACATCCAACGAAGTACTGGAtgaattagcaaaaaaaaacaaaaaaatagatttactaatataa
- the LOC132946769 gene encoding 52 kDa repressor of the inhibitor of the protein kinase-like isoform X2, whose translation MSNKRKITSYFDATCCTSKRSVSADEQISKITNIVTENQVVDLVTVDLNVHDIGSYINSTLTDADRYLILKDVWIPPATFPFPLLDCNAKRGLKFKHHWLNAYKWLAYSEKYQGAFCKYCVVFSTNGGIGGQKLGTLVLEAFTNYKKAIEVFKKHANLEYHKTALLKSDNFLNVYLNKSSSIINRIDSERMKQIEENRKRLIPIIECVMLCGQQEIALRGHRDYGPICFSIDETTDVSVKEQLTLCVRYLSGSGENVSMNESFLKFIEVQSLTGENLATVILNGLNACGIDCNNMVGQGYDGASNMSGHLKGVQTIIRETYPKALYVHCVAHSLNLAVSKASNILPIRNCLGVVEKIYCFFNSPKRQNVLLNTIEESDLDPKVKSLKRLCATRWVQRYEAVNDFIELFKFVVVSLETISSWKDTSATDATILIKALDSEFLVSLQVVNILFSYSLPLCKLLQSKGIDLKEAIDLAGDNVTILKNLRSNINTEFNQMFKKAQKMAEFLDFDIKIKRINKRQIYRDNSIIRNDGSTPDSEEYFRVSICVPYIDFFISQLEERFLAHRSIFKGFQCLFSNDFELEGFEELVNFYLSTDIETVKAELNLWKTKLSRIGKSPRTGLDAIKFCRRELFPNVFDLLQIFCTLPVSTATPERMFSCLKRLKTYLRNSMVESRLNGLATMAVHRGVINITSNEVLDELAKKNKKIDLLI comes from the exons atgtcTAATAAAAGGAAAATTACTAGTTATTTTGATGCAACTTGCTGTACTTCTAAACGCTCGGTGTCGGCAGATGAACAAATAAGTAAGATCACTAATATCGTTACAGAAAATCAAGTTGTGGACTTagtg ACTGTTGATTTAAACGTTCATGACATTGGATCCTACATTAATAGTACCTTGACCGATGCTGATAGATATTTG ATTCTTAAAGATGTGTGGATACCACCAGCTACATTTCCATTTCCATTACTTGATTGTAATGCCAAAAGAGGCTTAAAATTCAAACACCATTGGCTCAATGCTTATAAATGGCTGGCCTATTCTGAAAAATACCAAGGTGCTTTTTGCAAATACTGTGTTGTTTTCTCAACAAATGGTGGTATTGGTGGTCAAAAATTAGGAACCCTTGTATTGGAGGCTTTTACTAACTACAAAAAAGCTATAgaa GTGTTTAAGAAACATGCAAATTTGGAATACCATAAAACTGCATTACTGAAATCTgataactttttaaatgtttatttaaataagagtTCTTCGATTATAAACCGTATTGATAGTGAAag aatgaaacaaattgaagaaaatcgaaagcGTTTAATTCCAATCATTGAATGTGTGATGTTATGCGGCCAACAGGAAATAGCTTTAAGAGGTCATAGAGATTATGGTCCTATTTGTTTCagta TCGATGAGACAACAGATGTTTCGGTAAAAGAGCAACTCACCTTATGTGTCAGATATTTAAGTGGATCTGGAGAAAATGTGTCTATGAATGAgagctttttaaaatttattgaagtACAAAGTCTAACAGGAGAAAATCTGGCTACAGTTATTCTTaatg gtttGAATGCTTGTGGAATTGActgtaataatatggtaggaCAAGGTTATGATGGAGCGAGCAATATGTCAGGACATTTAAAAGGTGTTCAAACTATTATTAGGGAGACATACCCTAAAGCATTGTATGTGCATTGTGTGGCTCATAGCTTAAATTTAGCTGTATCTAAAGCTAGTAATATTCTACCAATTAGAAATTGCTTGGGCGttgtagaaaaaatatactGCTTTTTTAATTCTCCTAAACGCCAAAATGTGcttttaaatacaattgaagAAAGTGATCTAGACCCAAAAGTAAAAAGCTTAAAGCGGTTATGCGCAACAAGATGGGTTCAGAGGTATGAAGCTGTAAATGATTTTATAGAGCTTTTTAAGTTTGTAGTGGTGTCCTTGGAAACCATTTCTAGTTGGAAAGATACTAGTGCTACAGATgctactattttaattaaagcGCTTGATTCTGAATTTTTGGTGTCACTTCAAGtagtaaat atattattttcttatagttTACCATTGTGTAAATTACTACAAAGTAAAGGCATTGACTTAAAGGAAGCTATAGATCTTGCAGGTGATAATGTTACAATACTTAAAAACTTAAGGAGTAATATTAATACAGAGTTTAATCAAATGTTCAAAAAAGCACAG aaAATGGCTGAATTCTTGGATttcgatattaaaattaaacgaatTAACAAGAGACAGATATATAGAGATAATTCTATCATAAGAAATGATGGTTCTACGCCTGATTCTGAGGAGTATTTTCGAGTATCCATATGTGTCCCTTATATTGACTTCTTTATAAGTCAATTGGAAGAAAGGTTTTTGGCTCACCGTAGTATTTTTAAAG gttttcaatgtttattttcaaatgattttgAATTAGAAGGTTTTGAGGAATTAGTAAATTTTTACCTTTCTACTGATATTGAAACTGTGAAAGCGGAATTGAATTTATGGAAAACAAAACTTTCACGCATAGGAAAATCTCCAAGAACAGGACTTGATGCTATAAAGTTCTGTAGACGTGAATTATTTCCTAATGTGTttgatttattacaaatattttgtacacttcCGGTATCAACCGCAACACCAGAGAGAATGTTTTCATGCCTTAAACggttgaaaacatatttaagaaATAGTATGGTAGAG agTCGTCTCAATGGCTTGGCCACTATGGCTGTTCATCGTGGGGTTATAAACATTACATCCAACGAAGTACTGGAtgaattagcaaaaaaaaacaaaaaaatagatttactaatataa